A single Pseudoxanthomonas sp. DNA region contains:
- a CDS encoding pyridoxal phosphate-dependent aminotransferase, translating to MSTPPVKPLATRERLSEVRYEIRGELARRARELEAQGQKLIKLNIGNPGAFGFRAPEHLQRAIADDMGRTDPYTHQQGLPSAREAIAAAYAKRGTPDAHPDRVFVGNGVSELIDLSLRALLNPGDEVLVPSPDYPLWSAATILNDGRPVYYRCDPDNDFLPDPSEIEQLVSSRTRAIVLINPNNPTGATYPRELLERIVAIAAKHRLLLMVDEIYDQVLYDGATFVPVAPLAGDVPCITFSGLSKVHRACGWRVGWGVVSGHGDVVRDFLHAMDLLSALRLCANVPGQYAIEAAVNGPDTISALCGAGGRLYETRRAVIEACDASPHLELVNPAGALYAFPAVIGDAAKNFDDHAFALELMDTEGVLVVPGSSFNVPYRHHFRVTLLPEAATMHDVFARIDRALSRRADAATKVVPIKGKSRPAAA from the coding sequence ATGTCCACTCCGCCCGTCAAACCGCTCGCCACCCGCGAGCGCCTGTCCGAAGTCCGCTACGAGATCCGGGGCGAACTGGCACGGCGGGCCCGCGAGTTGGAAGCGCAGGGGCAGAAGCTGATCAAGCTCAACATCGGCAACCCGGGCGCATTCGGTTTCCGCGCACCGGAACACCTGCAGCGCGCGATCGCCGACGACATGGGCCGCACCGACCCGTACACGCACCAGCAGGGCCTGCCCTCGGCGCGCGAGGCCATCGCGGCGGCCTACGCCAAGCGCGGCACGCCGGACGCGCACCCGGACCGCGTGTTCGTCGGCAACGGCGTGTCGGAACTGATCGACCTGTCGCTGCGGGCGCTGCTCAATCCCGGCGACGAAGTGCTGGTGCCGTCGCCCGACTACCCGCTGTGGTCGGCCGCCACCATCCTCAACGACGGCCGCCCGGTGTACTACCGCTGCGATCCGGACAACGACTTCCTGCCCGATCCCAGCGAGATCGAACAGCTGGTGAGTTCGCGCACGCGCGCCATCGTGCTGATCAACCCGAACAACCCCACCGGCGCGACCTATCCGCGCGAGCTGCTGGAACGCATCGTGGCCATCGCCGCGAAGCACCGCCTGCTGCTGATGGTCGACGAGATCTACGACCAGGTGCTGTACGACGGCGCGACCTTCGTGCCGGTGGCGCCGCTGGCCGGCGACGTGCCTTGCATCACCTTCAGCGGCCTGAGCAAGGTGCACCGCGCCTGCGGCTGGCGCGTGGGCTGGGGCGTGGTCTCCGGCCACGGCGACGTGGTGCGCGACTTCCTGCATGCGATGGACCTGCTCAGCGCGCTGCGCCTGTGCGCCAACGTGCCCGGCCAGTACGCCATCGAGGCCGCCGTGAACGGCCCCGACACGATCAGCGCGTTGTGCGGAGCCGGCGGCCGCCTGTACGAGACCCGTCGTGCGGTGATCGAGGCGTGCGACGCGAGCCCGCACCTGGAACTGGTGAACCCGGCCGGCGCGCTGTACGCGTTCCCGGCGGTGATCGGCGATGCCGCGAAGAATTTCGACGACCACGCGTTCGCGCTGGAACTGATGGATACCGAAGGCGTGCTGGTGGTGCCGGGGTCCAGCTTCAATGTGCCCTACCGCCACCATTTCCGCGTCACCCTGCTGCCGGAAGCGGCCACGATGCACGACGTCTTCGCCCGCATCGACCGCGCCCTGTCGCGTCGCGCCGACGCCGCCACCAAGGTCGTGCCGATCAAGGGCAAGTCGCGGCCGGCGGCGGCGTAA
- a CDS encoding SGNH/GDSL hydrolase family protein, which yields MTTIAAPHTTALTTELRYLALGDSYTIGEGVDDAGRWPMQLARQLRMEGILVADPRIIATTGWTTDELEAAITAAEPLGEHDFVSLLIGVNNQYRGRSVEEYRTQFAALLWRAVGFARNRPDRVLVLSIPDWGVTPFAAQSGRDLAQIARELDAYNLAAREVCAQRGVAFVDITPVSRARGAEPAMLAADGLHPSAAMYTEWTRLAFPIAHHLLA from the coding sequence ATGACGACCATCGCCGCCCCCCATACCACCGCCCTCACCACCGAGCTGCGCTACCTGGCGCTCGGCGATTCCTACACCATCGGCGAAGGCGTGGACGACGCTGGCCGCTGGCCGATGCAGCTGGCGCGGCAGCTGCGCATGGAGGGCATCCTTGTTGCTGATCCGCGCATCATCGCCACCACCGGCTGGACCACCGACGAGCTGGAGGCGGCCATCACCGCCGCCGAGCCGCTGGGCGAGCACGATTTCGTCAGCCTGCTGATCGGCGTGAACAACCAGTATCGTGGCCGCAGCGTGGAGGAGTACCGCACCCAGTTCGCTGCGCTGCTGTGGCGCGCCGTCGGCTTCGCCCGCAACCGCCCCGACCGCGTGCTGGTGCTGTCGATCCCCGACTGGGGCGTCACGCCGTTCGCCGCACAGTCCGGCCGCGACCTGGCGCAGATCGCGCGCGAGCTGGATGCCTACAACCTCGCCGCACGCGAGGTCTGCGCGCAACGCGGCGTCGCCTTCGTCGACATCACCCCGGTCAGCCGCGCGCGCGGCGCCGAACCGGCGATGCTCGCCGCCGACGGCCTGCACCCGTCCGCCGCCATGTATACCGAATGGACGCGGCTCGCGTTCCCGATCGCGCATCATTTGCTCGCTTGA
- a CDS encoding polysaccharide deacetylase family protein produces MASWGMSTPGTLHRPPRHPGLILGLLALSQVGVAWLWWRSGWTVGLPAMMATHLLVVWATLYPRATVFCPALSRLPTAEAVVWLTIDDGPSADTPAMLDLLDRHGAKATFFLVGERALAHPEVVQAIHDRGHGIGNHSATHPDRRFWRLGPGALEAEIGRNQSILTAITGETPRWYRSVVGMTNPFVGLSLKRHGLARVAWSARGFDGVDCQPDHVFARITRDIAPGAIVLLHEGAAHGHNVAILAQLLAWLDAQGYRTVLPEPDPVPMTDIAAA; encoded by the coding sequence GTGGCATCATGGGGCATGAGCACGCCAGGAACACTGCATCGTCCGCCGCGCCATCCCGGACTGATATTGGGCCTGCTGGCGCTGTCGCAAGTGGGCGTGGCCTGGCTGTGGTGGCGGTCCGGCTGGACGGTCGGCCTGCCCGCGATGATGGCCACGCACCTGCTGGTGGTCTGGGCCACGCTGTATCCGCGCGCCACCGTGTTCTGCCCGGCCCTGTCGCGGCTGCCGACCGCCGAGGCCGTGGTGTGGCTGACCATCGACGACGGTCCGTCGGCCGACACCCCGGCGATGCTCGACCTGCTGGACCGGCATGGGGCGAAGGCGACCTTCTTCCTGGTCGGCGAACGCGCACTGGCGCACCCTGAGGTGGTGCAGGCCATTCACGACCGCGGGCACGGCATCGGAAACCACAGCGCGACGCATCCGGACAGGCGGTTCTGGCGGCTGGGGCCGGGCGCGCTGGAAGCGGAGATCGGACGCAACCAGTCGATCCTGACCGCGATCACCGGCGAGACGCCGCGCTGGTACCGCAGCGTGGTGGGCATGACCAACCCCTTCGTCGGCCTGTCGCTGAAGCGCCACGGCCTGGCGCGCGTGGCATGGAGCGCGCGCGGCTTCGACGGCGTCGACTGCCAGCCGGATCACGTGTTCGCGCGGATCACCCGCGACATCGCCCCCGGCGCCATCGTCCTGCTGCATGAAGGCGCCGCGCACGGACACAACGTGGCCATCCTGGCGCAGCTGCTGGCGTGGCTGGATGCGCAGGGCTATCGCACCGTGTTGCCGGAACCGGATCCGGTACCCATGACGGATATTGCGGCCGCGTAG
- the grxD gene encoding Grx4 family monothiol glutaredoxin codes for MSLDPALRSRIESLLQSNRVVLFMKGQPTMPQCGFSAKAVGALSALGVDYAHVNVLADQEIREGIKVYGDWPTIPQLYIDGELVGGSDIIEQMTNSGELATLLGLEAPDRTPPAITITPAAAGMLQNAVADAGPGAALALSINAQFQPNFQLAQFDANAIAAESAGVRVQFDLASARRADGITIDWVDDIRGKGLAIDNPNAPRPVQALSPMDADAKVRASEVLLVDVRPADERAIASVKLPFKTFDGNGRAELEALPKDTALAFLCRSGGRSQQAAEEFRALGFSNVHNITGGINAWADDVDGTISKY; via the coding sequence ATGTCCCTCGACCCCGCCCTGCGCTCGCGCATCGAATCCCTCTTGCAGTCCAACCGCGTGGTGCTCTTCATGAAGGGCCAGCCGACCATGCCGCAGTGCGGCTTCTCGGCCAAGGCGGTGGGCGCGCTATCGGCGCTGGGCGTGGACTACGCCCACGTCAACGTGCTGGCCGACCAGGAAATCCGCGAAGGCATCAAGGTCTACGGCGACTGGCCGACCATCCCGCAGCTGTACATCGACGGCGAACTGGTCGGCGGCAGCGACATCATCGAGCAGATGACCAACTCCGGCGAACTGGCCACGCTGCTGGGGCTGGAAGCGCCGGACCGTACGCCGCCGGCGATCACCATCACCCCGGCCGCGGCCGGGATGCTGCAGAACGCCGTGGCCGACGCCGGCCCGGGTGCCGCGCTGGCGCTGTCGATCAACGCGCAGTTCCAGCCCAACTTCCAGCTGGCGCAGTTCGACGCCAACGCCATCGCCGCCGAATCCGCGGGCGTGCGCGTGCAGTTCGACCTGGCCAGCGCGCGCCGCGCCGACGGCATCACCATCGACTGGGTCGACGACATCCGCGGCAAGGGCCTGGCCATCGACAACCCGAATGCGCCCAGGCCGGTGCAGGCGCTGTCGCCGATGGACGCCGATGCCAAGGTCCGTGCCAGCGAGGTGCTGCTGGTCGACGTGCGCCCGGCCGACGAGCGCGCCATCGCCTCGGTGAAGCTTCCCTTCAAGACCTTCGACGGCAACGGCCGCGCCGAGCTGGAAGCGCTGCCGAAGGACACCGCCCTCGCCTTCCTGTGCCGCAGCGGCGGCCGCAGCCAGCAGGCGGCGGAAGAGTTCCGCGCGCTCGGCTTCTCGAACGTCCACAACATCACCGGCGGCATCAACGCCTGGGCCGACGACGTGGACGGCACGATCAGCAAGTACTGA
- a CDS encoding DUF924 family protein, producing MRLRGRMRSMNEANDVITFWKNAGYEKWFANDDAFDAEFDQRFRGLHFRAARRELEGWMGDADGALALILLLDQFPRNCFRQSAHSYATDGLARHYAARAIEAGFDTQVDPALKIFFYMPYEHSEALEDQQRSLDLFHATSDANYIKYAQLHYDLIARFGRFPHRNEAMGRISTQEERDYLASGGFSG from the coding sequence ATGAGATTAAGAGGTAGGATGCGGTCCATGAACGAAGCCAACGACGTCATCACCTTCTGGAAGAACGCCGGCTACGAGAAGTGGTTCGCCAACGACGATGCGTTCGACGCCGAGTTCGACCAGCGTTTCCGCGGGCTGCACTTCCGCGCGGCGCGGCGCGAGCTGGAAGGCTGGATGGGCGATGCGGACGGCGCGCTGGCGTTGATCCTGCTGCTGGACCAGTTTCCGCGCAACTGCTTCCGCCAGAGCGCGCATTCCTACGCCACCGACGGGCTGGCGCGTCACTACGCCGCGCGGGCCATCGAGGCGGGGTTCGACACGCAGGTCGATCCGGCGCTGAAGATCTTCTTCTACATGCCGTACGAACACTCGGAAGCGCTGGAGGACCAGCAGCGGTCGCTGGACCTGTTCCATGCCACCAGCGACGCCAACTACATCAAGTACGCGCAGCTGCACTACGACCTGATCGCCCGCTTCGGCCGTTTCCCGCATCGCAACGAGGCGATGGGGCGCATCTCCACGCAGGAAGAGCGCGACTACCTCGCCAGTGGCGGGTTCTCCGGCTGA
- a CDS encoding DUF429 domain-containing protein → MVSELYNPITVVGVDCATKPSKVGMALGSFDGQHLTLVDAKVGSSSVKPVDVVATWIKGKAQSLICLDAPLGWPVRLREALHDHQAGATLNHSANDLFQRLTDKEICERLKKRPLEVGADRIARTSKSALDFLGELSISVGRSIELAWDQNPWQGVRAIEVYPAATRLSWGLKHASSDVLAQHCCFGGIDVNLLNNGHINDAVVCAIAGKEFLLHEAVRPSEEQKEIAMREGWIWAGRKPDEIKR, encoded by the coding sequence GTGGTCAGCGAGCTGTACAACCCCATCACTGTTGTAGGGGTTGATTGCGCAACAAAGCCGTCAAAAGTGGGAATGGCCCTCGGCTCTTTTGACGGACAACACCTAACGTTGGTTGACGCGAAGGTTGGCTCGTCCAGTGTCAAGCCGGTCGACGTTGTCGCAACATGGATCAAAGGAAAAGCTCAATCCCTAATCTGTCTCGATGCACCTTTAGGCTGGCCAGTGAGGTTGCGAGAGGCTCTCCATGATCATCAGGCGGGTGCCACGCTCAACCATTCGGCGAACGATCTTTTTCAGCGACTTACCGACAAAGAGATTTGCGAGCGATTGAAAAAGCGCCCCCTTGAAGTGGGTGCTGATCGCATTGCCAGAACGTCGAAGTCGGCGTTGGATTTTCTCGGTGAGCTATCAATCTCCGTTGGACGCTCTATTGAACTCGCGTGGGACCAAAATCCGTGGCAAGGCGTGCGAGCAATTGAGGTGTATCCAGCAGCGACACGTCTTTCCTGGGGGCTTAAGCATGCATCAAGCGACGTTTTGGCCCAGCACTGTTGCTTTGGGGGCATCGACGTCAATCTGCTGAACAATGGTCACATCAATGATGCGGTCGTTTGTGCCATTGCAGGCAAAGAGTTTCTTCTTCATGAGGCAGTCCGCCCTTCCGAGGAGCAGAAGGAAATAGCGATGCGTGAGGGTTGGATATGGGCTGGCCGTAAGCCAGATGAGATTAAGAGGTAG
- a CDS encoding AMP nucleosidase encodes MKDKSEIVDNWLPRYTGVPLDRFGEHVLLTNFGGYLNVFSQLTGAPIVGLDRPMASATADGITMINFGMGSPNAATMMDLLSAIMPKAVLFLGKCGGLKRKNQLGDLVLPIAAIRGEGTSNDYLLPEVPALPAFALQRAVSTMIRDLGHDYWTGTVYTTNRRVWEHDTAFKERLRAMRCMAIDMETATVFAAGFANRIPVGALLLVSDQPMIPEGVKTEASDAKVSSSFVENHITVGIEALKLIRRNGKSVRHLRFDE; translated from the coding sequence ATGAAGGACAAGAGCGAGATCGTCGACAACTGGCTGCCGCGCTACACCGGCGTGCCCCTGGACCGGTTCGGCGAGCATGTGCTGCTGACCAATTTCGGCGGCTACCTCAACGTGTTTTCGCAGCTCACCGGTGCGCCCATCGTGGGCCTGGACCGGCCGATGGCCAGCGCCACCGCCGACGGCATCACCATGATCAACTTCGGCATGGGCAGCCCCAACGCCGCCACCATGATGGACCTGCTGTCGGCCATCATGCCCAAGGCGGTGCTGTTCCTCGGCAAGTGCGGCGGGCTGAAGCGCAAGAACCAGCTGGGCGACCTGGTGCTGCCCATCGCGGCGATCCGCGGCGAGGGCACCAGCAACGACTACCTGCTGCCGGAAGTGCCGGCGCTGCCCGCGTTCGCGCTGCAGCGCGCGGTGTCCACGATGATCCGCGACCTGGGCCACGACTACTGGACCGGCACGGTCTACACCACCAACCGCCGCGTGTGGGAGCACGACACCGCGTTCAAGGAGCGCCTGCGCGCGATGCGCTGCATGGCCATCGACATGGAAACGGCCACCGTCTTCGCCGCCGGCTTCGCCAACCGCATCCCCGTGGGCGCGCTGCTGCTGGTCAGCGACCAGCCGATGATCCCGGAAGGCGTCAAGACCGAAGCCAGCGACGCGAAGGTCAGTTCCTCGTTCGTGGAGAACCACATCACCGTGGGCATCGAGGCGCTGAAGTTGATCCGCCGCAATGGGAAGTCGGTGCGGCATCTTCGGTTCGATGAGTGA
- a CDS encoding amidohydrolase, giving the protein MRMTLLAGLVLASLGGSALAATPTSRFTQDPYPSTYTPLASGPVLLANATVLTGTGERLDGADVLLADGKVAAVGRGLSAPEGATRIDATGKWVTPGLIDVHSHLGVYPSPGVKAHSDGNEMTAPVTANVWAEHSIWAQDPGFHTALAGGVTSMQILPGSANLVGGRGVTLKNVPSTSYQGMKFPGAPWGLKMACGENPKRVYGGKAGPATRMGNVAGYRAAFIDASEYLKKNAPKPQQPKKKRWWERASGDDKADSGGDSGGKRDLKLDTLAGAINGEILVHIHCYRADEMATMLDLAKEFGFKVAAFHHGVEAYKLADRLAQDGVCGALWADWWGFKMEAFDGIQENIALVDRPANGCAIVHSDSDEGIQRLNQEAAKVMANARRAGMGEIAPERAIRWVTSNAAKSLGIAERTGTLEAGKMADVVVWNQNPFSVYAKAEQVYIDGARLYDRNDRSRQPVSDFMLGQEVMP; this is encoded by the coding sequence ATGCGAATGACCTTGCTGGCCGGGCTGGTCCTGGCCTCACTGGGCGGTAGCGCCCTGGCCGCCACACCGACGTCCCGCTTCACCCAGGATCCCTACCCCAGCACCTACACGCCGCTCGCGTCCGGTCCCGTGCTGCTGGCCAACGCCACCGTGCTGACCGGCACCGGCGAACGCCTGGACGGCGCCGATGTGCTGCTGGCCGACGGCAAGGTGGCGGCGGTGGGACGCGGCCTGTCCGCGCCCGAAGGCGCCACGCGCATCGATGCGACCGGCAAGTGGGTGACGCCGGGCCTGATCGACGTGCACTCGCACCTGGGCGTATACCCCAGCCCCGGGGTGAAGGCGCACAGCGACGGCAACGAGATGACCGCGCCGGTGACGGCGAACGTGTGGGCCGAGCATTCGATCTGGGCGCAGGACCCGGGCTTCCACACCGCGCTGGCCGGCGGCGTGACGTCGATGCAGATCCTGCCCGGCTCGGCCAACCTGGTCGGCGGTCGCGGCGTGACGCTGAAGAACGTGCCGTCCACCAGCTACCAGGGCATGAAGTTCCCGGGCGCGCCGTGGGGCCTGAAGATGGCCTGCGGCGAGAACCCCAAGCGCGTGTACGGCGGCAAGGCCGGCCCGGCCACGCGCATGGGCAACGTGGCCGGGTACCGCGCGGCCTTCATCGATGCCAGCGAATACCTGAAGAAGAACGCGCCCAAGCCGCAGCAGCCGAAGAAGAAGCGCTGGTGGGAACGCGCCAGCGGCGACGACAAGGCCGACAGCGGCGGCGACAGTGGCGGCAAGCGCGACCTGAAGCTGGACACGCTGGCCGGCGCGATCAACGGCGAGATCCTGGTGCACATCCACTGCTACCGCGCCGACGAGATGGCGACGATGCTCGACCTGGCGAAGGAGTTCGGCTTCAAGGTGGCCGCGTTCCACCACGGCGTGGAGGCGTACAAGCTGGCCGACCGGCTGGCGCAGGACGGCGTGTGCGGCGCGCTGTGGGCCGACTGGTGGGGCTTCAAGATGGAGGCCTTCGACGGCATCCAGGAGAACATTGCGCTGGTCGACCGTCCCGCCAACGGCTGCGCGATCGTGCATTCGGATTCGGACGAGGGCATCCAGCGCCTCAACCAGGAGGCGGCGAAGGTGATGGCCAACGCGCGCCGCGCCGGCATGGGCGAGATCGCGCCCGAGCGCGCGATCCGCTGGGTGACCAGCAATGCGGCCAAGTCGCTGGGCATCGCCGAGCGCACCGGCACGCTGGAGGCCGGCAAGATGGCCGACGTGGTGGTGTGGAACCAGAATCCCTTCAGCGTGTACGCCAAGGCCGAGCAGGTCTACATCGACGGCGCGCGCCTCTACGACCGTAACGACCGAAGCAGGCAACCGGTGTCGGACTTCATGCTGGGGCAGGAGGTGATGCCGTGA
- a CDS encoding amidohydrolase family protein — MRSLAVAIALASTSLTAFAQNILIRNATVHTAGPQGTLKNADVLVRNGVVQAVGTGLAVAGATVVEANGRPLTPAFFGGITEIGVEEVSGESSTVDAAVTLEDQPMRPEFDVTLAYNPASVLIPVSRVEGIGFTLLAASTGGSFIAGQGGVMRLDGSADPVGPRALFVRLGSGGAELAGKSRAAQWMLLDQMVAEARGRVPVDSPHALLTPAGRATLARYLAGNGRIVAQVHRAADIRQLLRWAQRENVRIAIAGGAEAWKLAPQLAQAKVPVFVDALAALPADFDQIGASLENAARLDAAGVSVSFSQAGDASHNARKIRQLAGNAVANGLPWEDGLAGLTRVPAEAFGVGDRVGIIAPGKLADLVLWSGDPLDVAHTAEQLWLGGRAIPMRSRQTELRDRYLQQAGPLPRAYTK; from the coding sequence GTGAGATCACTCGCCGTCGCAATCGCACTGGCGTCGACCTCTCTCACCGCCTTCGCCCAGAACATCCTGATCCGCAACGCCACCGTGCACACCGCCGGTCCGCAGGGCACGTTGAAGAACGCGGACGTGCTGGTGCGCAATGGGGTGGTGCAGGCGGTCGGCACGGGGCTGGCCGTCGCCGGTGCGACGGTGGTGGAGGCGAACGGCCGTCCGCTGACGCCCGCGTTCTTCGGCGGCATCACCGAGATCGGTGTGGAGGAAGTGTCCGGCGAGTCGTCCACCGTCGATGCCGCGGTGACGCTGGAAGACCAGCCGATGCGTCCCGAGTTCGACGTGACGCTGGCCTACAACCCGGCGTCGGTGCTGATTCCGGTGTCGCGGGTGGAAGGCATTGGCTTCACGTTGCTGGCCGCGTCGACCGGCGGTTCCTTCATCGCCGGCCAGGGCGGGGTGATGCGGCTGGACGGCAGTGCCGATCCGGTCGGTCCGCGCGCGCTGTTCGTGCGGCTGGGCAGCGGCGGTGCGGAGCTGGCCGGCAAGTCGCGCGCGGCGCAGTGGATGCTGCTGGACCAGATGGTGGCCGAAGCGCGCGGCCGCGTGCCGGTGGATTCGCCGCATGCGCTGCTGACGCCCGCAGGCCGCGCCACGCTGGCGCGCTACCTGGCCGGCAATGGCCGCATCGTGGCGCAGGTGCACCGCGCGGCCGACATCCGCCAGTTGCTGCGCTGGGCGCAACGCGAGAACGTGCGCATCGCCATCGCCGGCGGTGCGGAAGCGTGGAAGCTGGCGCCGCAACTGGCGCAGGCGAAGGTGCCGGTGTTCGTGGACGCGCTGGCCGCGCTGCCGGCCGACTTCGACCAGATCGGCGCGTCGCTGGAGAACGCGGCGCGGCTGGATGCCGCCGGCGTGAGCGTCAGCTTTTCGCAGGCCGGCGACGCCTCGCACAACGCACGCAAGATCCGCCAGCTGGCGGGCAATGCCGTGGCCAACGGCCTGCCATGGGAAGACGGCCTGGCCGGACTCACGCGCGTGCCGGCGGAGGCGTTCGGCGTGGGCGACCGCGTGGGCATCATCGCGCCGGGCAAGTTGGCCGACCTGGTGTTGTGGAGCGGCGATCCGCTGGACGTGGCCCACACGGCGGAACAGCTGTGGCTGGGCGGACGGGCCATTCCGATGCGCTCGCGCCAGACCGAACTGCGCGACCGCTACCTGCAACAGGCCGGACCGCTGCCGCGCGCGTACACGAAGTAG
- a CDS encoding diguanylate cyclase — MTQRWGWLLLLLALLPVGARGQDIARIDRIQPGALEQQAGQRAGLFSERRFDGAAAEVRAVGNGEWRVHPRPGVVEPLLVFYHPYTARVTVQDPAGGPPLRQDIFRPDLDPRYSRRALVFPLAGDGPVDVKVEGARYPLRIAVESAPAYAAADLWHVRLVLPAIGMVLGVSMVMLLFWAMLRERVYLLYAGAMLFQWLYAMCSYGEAYAWPGLSVLAGLGAQGIWLSGTLATILLVLLWLDYAALRQAAPRLSLAMRTIGVYGCGATLVLLLSPWPADKAWFPSVANALFLLTNAVALVTLVVAWWRGQRHAAYVLIAWVPLLVFTMTRAFRFSGGERPEPWLEYGLPWVLAFTAVVLALGLADRMLTFRRERDSAKAHAERDGLTGMLNRAAIEHRLDWALIERLREHIPVSLLFIDLDHFKQVNDRHGHAIGDACLRAVTRAVSQQFQYGDQLGRLGGEEFVLVLSGVELRTAMRIGEDVCARIRHDCAHVEGVAVHVTASIGAAQARDGDTVASLIARADQAMYVAKRAGGDRVVAEDAPAHGGERLQAPVDATVD, encoded by the coding sequence ATGACGCAGCGGTGGGGGTGGTTACTGCTGCTGCTGGCCCTGCTGCCGGTGGGCGCGCGTGGGCAGGACATCGCGCGGATCGACCGCATCCAGCCAGGGGCGCTGGAACAGCAGGCCGGGCAGCGTGCCGGATTGTTTTCGGAACGTCGCTTCGACGGCGCCGCCGCCGAGGTGCGCGCGGTCGGCAACGGCGAGTGGCGGGTGCATCCGCGGCCCGGCGTTGTCGAGCCGTTGCTGGTCTTCTACCACCCGTACACCGCGCGCGTGACCGTGCAGGACCCCGCCGGCGGCCCGCCGCTACGGCAGGACATCTTCCGTCCCGACCTCGATCCCCGCTACAGCCGGCGTGCGCTGGTGTTCCCGCTGGCCGGCGACGGGCCGGTCGACGTGAAGGTGGAAGGCGCGCGTTATCCGCTGCGGATCGCGGTGGAATCCGCCCCCGCCTACGCGGCTGCCGACCTGTGGCACGTGCGCCTGGTTCTGCCGGCCATCGGCATGGTGCTGGGCGTGTCGATGGTGATGCTGCTGTTCTGGGCCATGCTGCGCGAGCGGGTCTACCTGCTGTACGCCGGCGCCATGCTGTTCCAGTGGCTGTATGCGATGTGCTCCTACGGCGAAGCGTATGCCTGGCCCGGCCTGTCGGTGCTGGCGGGCCTGGGCGCGCAGGGCATCTGGCTCTCCGGCACGCTGGCCACCATCCTGCTGGTGCTGCTGTGGCTGGACTACGCCGCCCTGCGCCAGGCCGCGCCGCGGCTCTCCCTGGCGATGCGCACCATCGGCGTCTACGGCTGCGGTGCCACGCTCGTGCTGCTGCTGTCGCCGTGGCCCGCCGACAAGGCCTGGTTCCCGAGCGTCGCCAACGCCCTGTTCCTGCTGACCAATGCCGTCGCGCTGGTCACGCTGGTGGTGGCCTGGTGGCGAGGACAGCGCCACGCCGCCTACGTGCTGATCGCCTGGGTGCCGTTGCTGGTCTTCACCATGACGCGCGCGTTCCGCTTCAGCGGCGGCGAACGGCCCGAACCGTGGCTCGAATACGGCCTGCCGTGGGTACTGGCGTTCACCGCCGTCGTGCTCGCGCTGGGCCTGGCCGACCGCATGCTGACCTTCCGCCGCGAGCGCGACAGCGCCAAGGCGCATGCCGAGCGCGATGGCCTGACCGGCATGCTCAATCGCGCCGCGATCGAGCACCGTCTCGACTGGGCGCTGATCGAACGCCTGCGCGAACACATCCCGGTCTCGTTGCTGTTCATCGACCTGGACCACTTCAAGCAGGTCAACGACCGCCATGGGCATGCCATCGGCGACGCCTGCCTGCGCGCGGTGACGCGCGCGGTCAGCCAGCAGTTCCAGTACGGCGACCAGCTCGGCCGGCTGGGGGGCGAGGAGTTCGTACTGGTGCTGTCCGGCGTCGAGCTGCGCACCGCCATGCGCATCGGCGAAGACGTCTGCGCGCGCATCCGCCACGACTGCGCGCATGTGGAGGGCGTGGCCGTGCACGTGACCGCCAGCATCGGCGCCGCGCAGGCGCGCGACGGCGATACCGTGGCGTCGCTGATCGCGCGCGCCGACCAGGCGATGTACGTGGCCAAGCGCGCCGGCGGCGACCGCGTCGTCGCCGAGGACGCGCCGGCGCATGGCGGCGAGCGCCTGCAGGCGCCCGTGGACGCCACCGTCGACTGA